The DNA window CTGGAAGAGCGCCTCCGCCGAGATGCCCAGCCCGGGGGCGATCACGCCGCCGAGGTACTCGCCCTTCTTCGACACCGCGTCGAAGTTGGTGGAGGTGCCGAAATCCACGATGATGCAGGGCCCGCCGTACTTGGCGAAGGCGGCCACCCCGTTCACGATGCGGTCGGCCCCGACCTCGTAGGGGTTGTAGGTGAGCACCGGCATGCCCGTCTTCACCCCCGGCTCGATGAACAGCGGCTTGGTCTTGAAGTAGCGCTCGCAGACCTCGCGCAGGGTGGAGTCCAGCGGCGGCACCACCGAGGAGATCACGATGCCGCGGATGTGGCCGACTTCCAGCCCGTCCAGCGCGAACAGGTTGCGGAAGAGCACGCCGTACTCGTCCACCGTCTGGCTGCGGTTGGTCTCCACCCGCCAGTGCGCCACCAGGCGCTCGTAGCCGGCGGCTGCGTCGGCGGTGAAGCCGGCGGGCCGGGCGAAGACCCCCAGCACGGTGTTGGTGTTGCCGACATCCAGGACCAGCAGCATCACGGTTCCTTGAAGGCGCGCACGCCTCCGGAGAGCACGGTGCGCAGGCCGGCAGCGGTGCGCACCTTG is part of the Terriglobales bacterium genome and encodes:
- a CDS encoding type III pantothenate kinase; the encoded protein is MLLVLDVGNTNTVLGVFARPAGFTADAAAGYERLVAHWRVETNRSQTVDEYGVLFRNLFALDGLEVGHIRGIVISSVVPPLDSTLREVCERYFKTKPLFIEPGVKTGMPVLTYNPYEVGADRIVNGVAAFAKYGGPCIIVDFGTSTNFDAVSKKGEYLGGVIAPGLGISAEALFQRTARLPRVDIRKPGKVIGTDTVGCMQSGLYYGYLGLVDGILAGMLAELGRESKVIATGGLAALLAEGSKYISAVDEWLTLEGLRLIWERNATAAREKPEKKGRAKA